The Zootoca vivipara chromosome 16, rZooViv1.1, whole genome shotgun sequence genome has a segment encoding these proteins:
- the FOXP3 gene encoding forkhead box protein P3: MKSSEEAKAPFAESESFQQLAQEKHKLFVMRAELAPAFVSQHPDAPAPIISCQSEGPRNEFEGLECHSSSHGAHLCSERSPSIEYYRHTLNRPPFTYAALIRWAILQSPKKQLNLSEIYCWFNNFGYFRHNTTTWKNAIRHNLSLHKCFVRVEDVKGAMWTVDEFEYQKKRNQRYSTYSHPYLDSQGAAGSSATRERLSQPRTERRIHHRLESSPHFLFPQGP, translated from the exons ATGAAGTCTTCCGAGGAAGCAAAAGCTCCGTTTGCTGAATCAGAGAGCTTTCAGCAG CTGGCACAAGAGAAGCATAAACTGTTTGTCATGCGGGCAGAGTTGGCACCTGCCTTCGTTTCACAGCATCCAGATGCACCAGCGCCAATCATTTCATGCCAGTCTGAAGGGCCAAGGAATGAGTTTGAGGGTTTGGAATGCCACTCTAGCAGCCATGGAGCCCACCTCTGTTCAG AGAGAAGCCCCAGCATAGAATATTACCGCCACACTCTCAACCGCCCACCTTTCACGTACGCCGCCCTTATACGCTGG GCCATCTTACAATCTCCTAAGAAGCAGCTCAACCTGAGTGAGATTTATTGCTGGTTTAACAACTTTGGCTACTTCAGGCACAACACAACCACCTGGAAG AATGCCATTCGACACAACCTGAGCTTGCACAAGTGCTTTGTGCGTGTGGAGGATGTGAAAGGAGCCATGTGGACGGTGGACGAGTTTGAGTACCAGAAGAAAAGGAACCAGCGTTACTCCACTTATTCACACCCATATCTGGACAGCCAAGGAGCAGCAGGGTCTTCCGCAACCCGAGAGAGATTGAGCCAGCCAAGAACAGAAAGGCGCATCCACCACAGGCTGGAGTCCTCTCCGCACTTTTTGTTTCCCCAGGGACCATGA